The sequence below is a genomic window from Vibrio spartinae.
AAAGAGGCACTGGCGTTGGTGTGCGGTGGGTTTCCCCGATAGGGCCGGTTCGTCTTGATTTAGCCTGGGGGCTGGATTCAACCCCGGGCGATGAATTCCATATTCACTTCACACTGGGACCGGATTTATGATTCGGTTTGCGTTGCGTACCAGTCAATGGTTGATCATTGCCATCGTATTGCTGCTTGCACTGCTGATTACATTGACGGGGGTTCTGCTGTACACGCCTGCGGGGTTACATCTGGCGGTCTCCGGAGCTGAGCGGTTTGTCCCCGGTTTGCAGATCAGCCGGGCAGAAGGGATCTTAGCCGGGAAACTGAATTTATATGATGTGGTATACCAAGATTCGCAGACTCAGATGAAACTGCAACTGGAACACGTCGGATTGTCGGTCCGCAGTCGTTGTTTGTTTCAGCCGGCTCTGTGTCTTGATTCTTTGACGGTCCGCCATGTACAGGTTTCAATCCCGGAAAATGGCGCATCTTCTGAGCCGAATAAGGATACGTCGTCGCCCAAACTGCGCCTTAGTTTGCCGATTCCCCTCTCTGTCACTCATTTTTCTCTCGAAGATGTCACGTTGGTCTTACCGCAAACACGGCTTCAGTGGCAGACGTTAAAGGGTGGGTTGTCGTGGTATCGAAGCCGTCTGACACTGGATAAAGTGGCCTTACAACAGACGACGATTGATGTCGAATCGGCACCGGAAGCACAACCGACGGCAACGACGTCATTGGCGAATTTTACCTACCCGGCGATGACATTGCCCGACATATGGATTCCGCTGGATATCCGTGTGAATCAGTTCCGGCTCAATGACATGCAGATTCGCAGTGAAAGTGATAGTGGAAGTGCTCGTGAAAGCAAAAGCAAACATGAGATTGAGAAACTGCACTTATCCGCACAGGCATATCGTCACCGGATTCGAATCGAACATTTCGATGTGACAACGCCGGAAATTGCAGCAGATGGTCATGGCAATATCACGTTATCTTCAGATTATCCACTGGATATCCACCTCAATTCGGTACTGCATTTGCCGGAAATTCAGGGGCAGCGTGTGACTGCTGCAGTCGGTGGCAGTCTGGCAAAAATGCAGCTCTCCGCCACATTGGCTGAACGGGTTCAGGGAAGCATTTCTGCGCAGCTTGAACCGCTTTCTGCCGGGTTGCCGTTCAATATTGAGATTGACGATCTGGCCGGGCAGTGGCCTTTGTCGGGGGATGCACAATACCAGCTTGATCTTGGACATCTGAATCTTGAAGGACAACTCAACCAATATCGACTCGCCATACAAGGGTTGGTGCACGGCAAAGCGATCCCCTCGACTCAGATTGATGTTTCGGGTCAGGGAACACTGACTCAGTTTGACCTTTCAGCATTACAAGTCAAAACGCTCAACGGGGTGATTACAGGGCAAAGTCAGTTGGCGTGGCAAAAAGCATTCACGTTGGGTTCACAGTTATCATTCCGGCAGATTGAACCTCAGGCACAGTGGCCTGAGGTGTCGGGGAAATTGGATGGGCAGATCGATCTTAGGGCATCGGTGTCCGGGCCGAAATGGCAGCTCGATGTGACTCACCTTGAACTGAATGGGGAATTGCAACAATACCCACTGCATGTGTCCGGTCCATTGACGGTTTCCGGTGAGACAGAGGGAAACCAGATCCAAGCCATGACCCCGGCACTGGTTGTTGCTCATGGTAAAAATCAGCTTCAGGTCGAAGGGACTTTAGACCAACGCTGGGATATGAACGTGCATATCTCTGTCCCTGATTTGTCGAAAAGCCTCCCGGAGGGGAAAGGCAATATCCAAGGGGATATCCGTTTACGAGGCAACTTGCGTCATCCCGAAGCCGAGGTGTCACTGACCGGTACACAACTTCAGTGGCAAGATTTAATCCAAGCCAACGATTTCTCTCTGCATGGCAAAATCAGTGATTTGAATCAGGGACATGGCGATGTCGTCCTGAATTTGCAGCAGGGGCGCTATCAGCAATATATCTTGAAAACCGTTACCTTAAGCGGGCGTGGAGACTTATCTCAACACAAGTTGACTCTTGATGCAGATACATCGGAAGGGCGTGTGCAGCTTGAGGTTTCCGGCTCGACTGACCGTGCATTTCAGCGCTGGCAAGGGACGCTGGCGCGTGCCACGTTCTCGCGAGAAAAACATCAACTGACGCTCCAGTCTCCAGTGCAAATTGATTTGCTGCTATCAGAGCAACAATTGAGCATTCAGGCGCATTGTTGGCAGGATCAATCTTCTTCTCTGTGTCTTGATAAAGACATCACGATTAAGCCATCGTCAGGTCAGCTTCATGTGTCATTGCATCAGCTTGATTTAGCTCGCTTAGCCTATTTGTTGCCAGAAGAAACAACACTGAAAGGACGTGTCGATGCCGAGGCGTTTCTGAAATGGGCTCAAGGAGAGGACCAACAGTTATCTCCTAAAGCTGAACTAACCGTGCTTGTCGAACAAGGTCAGTTACAGCAGCAGATTGCCATGAAACCTTTGGTGGTGGCATGGCAGCAGATGACATTGCAAATGGATCTCAAAGACAATCATCTTTCTGCTACCGGTCAGATCGATCTGGCCGAACATGGTGCGCTTGACTTGGCGGTGAAGATTCCCGATATCAAGCAGCAACAAAAACAAGTGACGGCAAATATCGATATCAATCGGTTGGATCTGAGTCTGATGCAATCCCTGTTAGGGGATTATAGTGAGTTTCATTCTATCGCTGACGGGCACCTGAAAGTTCATGGTGATCTGTTACATCCTCAGGTCACGGGAAAACTGGCTGTCAGTCAAATTCAGTTGCAGGGGGAAGTGACCCCGGTCGATATTCAGCAAGGGAATATCGAGGTTCAGTTTAAGGGATATCAGGCTCAGCTTGCGGCTTTGGTGAAGACTCCTGAAGGCGAATTACATCTTTCAGGGGATGCTGACTGGACGAGACTCGACGACTGGGCGGTTCATTCCCGGCTATATGCTGATGGGGTTGATATCGATTTTCCTCCCTACGTGAAGTTGACGGCGATCCCGGATATGACGCTGACACTGACCCCGGAAATCGCAAGCGTTGCAGGCTCGATCGAGTTACCTGAAGGTGAGATTACCGTTGATAAACTACCGGACAGCGCGGTTAAGGTCTCTCCCGATCAGGTCATTATCCAAGATGCTCAAACGGTCAAGCAGACGCAATCGCTGCCGTTTAATCTGGAAAGTAAAGTGACGGTGAAGATCGGTTCAGGTGTTCGGCTGTCAGCCTTCGGACTGAATGGGAAGCTGCAAGGCGAACTGAGAATTTCACAGCGAGACAATACGCCATTCATGACCGGAGAAGTCAATATTCTGAACGGGACATATCGTTCGCTGGGTCAAGATTTGGTCATTCAACAAGGCAAAGTCATTCTGAATGGGCCGATCAGTCAGCCTTATGTGTCGATTACCGCCATCCGTAACCCGGATAATATTGCCGATAATGTCACGGCTGGGATCAAAGTAAACGGACCGGCAGACAATCCGTCCGTGTCGGTCTTTTCGGAGCCGGCGATGGCGCAGGCGAATGCACTCTCTTACTTAATTCGCGGACAAAACCTCGATGCAGAGTCGAATAATGGCGCATTGACGACGAGCCTGATTGGTTTGAGTCTTGCCCAGAGCGGGAAATTGGTCGGAGAGATCGGTCAGGCATTTGGTGTACAGGAGCTCCAGTTAGATACATCCGGCTCGGGAGAACAGTCTCAGGTCACGGTTAGTGGTTATATTTTACCGGGATTACAAGTGAAATATGGCGTTGGTATTTTTAACTCTGTTGGTGAGTTTACGGTGCGTTATCGCCTGATGAGTGATTTGTATATTGAAGCGATCTCCGGACTGACGAGTACCATGAATGTCTTGTATCAGTTTGAGTTTAATTAAAGACAGCGTGATGACTGAATGTCATCCATCAGTTTTCATCGTGAAAGATAGAGCCATGTTGCATGATTTCTGTGGCGAGAGCGTCTATGGTTAAATATGTCGCAGTGAAAGTATGAAGTCAGACTCAGATAAACGTGATGAGAGAATAAACAAGGAGTGTTTATGCAGCAGCATTTAGTGTTTGTCTACGGGACGTTGCGAGATGGAGAAGATAATCACTGGTATCTGGGAGAGAGCCCGATGCTGGGATATTACGAAACGCCACCGGAATTTTCCCTGTATGACCTCGGACCTTATCCGGGGTTAATTGAAGGACATCAGTCGGTTATGGGTGAGATCTATGTCGTGGATGATCAAACCTTATCCGATTTGGATGAATTGGAAGATGTGCCTGTTGAATACCGCCGTGAGCAGATTGAAACGCCCTTTGGGATGGCTTGGATCTATTTTTATCAGGATATATCTAAGTTAAGTCAGGCAATCGCATGCGGAGATTGGTGTCAGCGGATCTGAGCTTATGGCTCAATTGGCTTCTGTCTTCATATAAAGAAAAGGAGAGATGCTCATCTCTCCTTTTGCTTCAGTCAACAGACGAATTATTTATTTTGTGCGCGATCATAAGAGGATAGGATCTCTGCGCGAGCTGATGCGGCATCTTCCCAGCCATCAACTTTTACCCATTTGCCTGACTCAAGCTCTTTGTAGCGTTCGAAGAAATGCTTGATTTGTGCTTTCAGCAGCTCAGGCAGATCATTGACATCCTGAATATGGTCATATTCTTTGGTTAGTTTTGAGTGAGGTACGGCAACAACTTTTGCATCTTCACCGGATTCATCCGTCATTTTCAGCACACCGACAGGACGGCAGCGAATGACTGCACCGGGAACCAGCGGATGAGGTGTCGGAACCAGCACGTCAACCGGGTCACCATCTAAAGAAAGCGTATTGTTTACATAACCGTAGTTACATGGGTAGAACATCGGTGTAGACATGAAGCGGTCTACAAATACAGCACCAGACTCTTTGTCTACTTCATATTTGATTGGATCAGCATTTGCCGGGATTTCAATGACGACATAGATATCATCAGGCAGAGACTTACCTGCTGGTACGTTATTCAAACTCATGAATGTATTCCTTACTATTTAGCGGACGTTTTTGAAGAGTCTATTATTATTCACTTCACCGTTGAACGCAAAAAGTGTTGATCACTGAACCGTGACGGGACAAGAAAAAGCGCCCGAAGGCGCTTTATAGAGAGACTTAGTTGTCTTGATGGGCTTCTAGAAATTCCTGAAGCTTGGTGACCATGTTCTTTGAACCGACAAAAAATGGGACACGCTGGTGTAATTCTTGTGGATCAAGGTCAAGCACCCGCTTCATGCCATCTGTCGCAATACCGCCGGCTTGCTCCATCAGGAATGCCATGGGATTACATTCGTAGAGCAGGCGGAGTTTACCTTGTGGGTGACTGAGAGTGCTTGGATACAGGTAAATACCACCTTTGAGTAGGTTACGGTGAAAGTCTGCAACCAGCGAACCGATATAGCGTGAGGTATAAGGACGATTATCTTCCGGCACGTTTTCCTGACAGTGTTTAATGTATTTTTTTACCCCGGTCGGGAAACGAATGTAGTTACCTTCGTTAATCGAATAGATTCTGCCGTCTTCCGGGATCATCATATTCTCATGGGAGAGACAGAACGTGCCTAAGGACGGGTCGTAAGTAAATCCGTTGACGCCATTTCCTGTGGTGTAGACCAGCATCGTGGAAGAGCCATAAATCACGTATCCGGCGGCGACCTGTTTATTGCCCGGTTGCAGAAAGTCTTCTGCTGTCGGTGTGGTACCAATCGGAGAGACACGGTGGTAAATCGAGAAAATTGTCCCGACCGATACATTTACGTCAATATTGGTTGAGCCGTCAAGCGGGTCCATCAACACGACATACTTAGCATTCTTATTCAATTCTTTATTGAATATGATCGCTTCGTCTTCTTCTTCACTGGCGACACCGCAGACTTGGTCTCTGGCTTCAAGCGCAGCTTTAAACTTCTCGTTGGCGTAAACATCGAGTTTTTGTTGATCTTCGCCCTGAATATTTTCTGTCCCGACCGCTCCGGTAATATCGACGAGTCCCGCTTTGTTGATTTCTCGGTTGACGATTTTTGCTGCCAACCGTATAGAAGCAAGAAGGGAAGAGAGCTCTCCGCTTGCGTGAGGAAAATCGGTTTGTTTCTCAACAATGAATTCTCCTAAGGTTCTCATCTCTGACATGTTATTTCCTTGAAAAGCGATCATGAATACTTGCCATTACTCTGAAAGACAGCAAATTGGCATTATGCGACTGGGCGAACCCCTCTAAATAAGATTCTATGATCCAGATCTTATTTAAGGTAATAAAGTAACTGACTCAGATCTCATTTTTCATACAAGATGCCGACAACCGTGAATTCTGCCAGACTGAGGGTAAAATCTCTGTCGGATTATTGATTTCCGGCTCGCTTTTATGATGTGAATCATGATAATGAAGGGCAGTAAGATGAGCGAAAATCAGAGCAGAGGATTGAGGGATTCATGCACATACATATACTCGGAATTTGTGGCACATTTATGGGGGGCGTCGCGACGCTGGCCCGCCAGATGGGACATCGGGTCACCGGTTCCGATGCCAATGTTTATCCACCAATGAGCACGTTGCTGGAATCTCAAGGCATTGAAATTATAGAGGGTTTTGATGTTGGACAATTGAATCCTCGTCCGGACTTAGTCGTGATCGGGAATGCACTGAGTCGGGGTAATCCCTGTGTCGAGTACGTCCTCAATCATCGTCTGCCATATACATCCGGCCCCCAGTGGTTGAGTGAATTTTTGTTGCGGGAACGCTGGGTACTGGCAGTGGCCGGAACACATGGTAAAACCACCACGGCCAGTATGTTGAGCTGGATACTGGAATACTGCGGCTATCAGCCCGGTTTTCTGGTCGGTGGTGTGCTCGGTAACTTCGGTATTTCTGCCAGACTGGGTGAAAGTGACTTTTTTGTCGTCGAAGCCGATGAATATGACAGTGCTTTTTTCGATAAGCGATCTAAGTTTGTTCACTACCATCCGAATACGCTGATCCTGAACAATTTAGAGTTCGATCATGCTGATATCTTTGACGATCTTGAGGCGATTAAGAAACAATTTCATCATTTGGTCCGGACGGTTCCCGGCATTGGTCGTATCCTTTCTCCTCTGGATGATCCCGCTTTAAATGATGTTTTGGAACAAGGATGCTGGAGCGAGCAAGAACTTTGCGGCGAGAATGCAAACTGGAATGCAACGAAATTGGAAAAAGATGGATCTTCATTCCAAATTTCATTCGATGGGGAAACGGTTGGTACTGTGTCATGGGATTTGATCGGCGATCATAATATGCATAACGCCATCATGGCTGTTGCGGCTGCCCGCCATGTCGGTGTTGTTCCGGTGATGGCTTGTGAAGCGTTGGGGCAGTTTATTAACACGAAACGTCGTCTGGAACGGCGTGGTGAGGTGCATGGCGTGACGGTTTATGATGATTTTGCCCATCACCCGACAGCTATCCAACAAACCTTAGCGGGGCTGCGTGCGAAAGTTGGCTCGCAACGTATCCTTGCGATACTGGAACCTCGCTCGGCAACTATGAAAATGGGCGTGCATAAGCAGGTACTAGCTGATGCACTGGCTCAGGCTGACATGGTATTCGTTTACCAGCCAGAAGAACTGACATGGCCGGTTGCTGATGTGGTTGCACAATGTCACCAGCCGGGCTACGTGGCCGATGAGATTGACGCTTTAGTGCAACAAGTGGTTCAGGTTGCGAACGCCGGGGATTCGATTCTGGTGATGAGTAATGGTGGTTTCGGCGGTATTCATGACAAACTGCTGTTGCAGTTGGAAAGGGGCGATCATGCGTGATCTTCAGCGAGAAAAAGCCATTACGTTAGCTTGGACGGGTGCTTCCGGTGCACCTTACGGATTACGCTTGCTCCAGTATTTGTTAGCAGCGGATTATCAGGTTTATCTGTTAATCTCGTCAGCAGCGAGAGTGGTACTGGCGACGGAGCATGGTTTGAAGCTTTCCGCTGCACCGGACAAAGCCCATCAGACCTTGGTTGATCATCTTCACTGTCGCAGTGAGCAGTTGGTTGTGTGTGGCAAAGAAGACTGGTTTTCTCCGGTTGCTTCCGGTTCGTCTGCGCCAAAACAGATGGTGGTTTGTCCTTGTTCTGCCGGTAGTGTGGCTTCGATTGCTTATGGCATGTCAGATAATTTGATTGAGCGCGCGGCTGATGTGGTGATCAAAGAGAAAGGACAACTGTTGCTGGTGGTGCGGGAAACACCGTTTTCAACCATACACTTAGAAAATATGTTGAAGCTGTCTCAGGCCGGTGTGACGATTATGCCGGCTGCGCCCGGATTCTATCATCAGCCAGCGTCGATCGATGATCTTGTCGATTTTATGGTCGCGCGGATTCTTGACCATCTGGGGATCGCGCAGACCGTGGTACCGCGCTGGGGGTATCAGCATTGAATCATCAGTAGCACATTGATTCAATCCACAGTAAACTTATCCGCACTCATCGGGGAGCTTCCGTGACGAATAACCGATTCGGTCTTTTGTCATGGTGCTGAGATTGGGCGATTGCCCGGAACCCGCAATGACCTGAACCAGATAATGCTGGCGTAGGAATTGAGTTTGGTCTGCCCTTTGAGGACAACCTCAACCCTGTGCCGCTCGTATCAAGGAGAGCGAGCCGTGACAATGAACAATTCTAAAGCCTCGATTTATGCAGGCATCTTCATCTTGAGTTTAACGACTGGATTCGTACAGGCTCAGTCCCCTGAACTGACCGTGTATACCTATGATTCTTTTACCTCGGAATGGGGCCCCGGCCCTGCGATTAAGCAAGCATTTGAGGCGCGCTGCGACTGCAAGCTGAATTATGTGGCACTCGATGATGGCGTATCGATTCTCAACCGTTTGCGGCTTGAGGGAAGTCATAGTCAGGCGGATATTGTTTTGGGGCTGGATGACAGTCTGATGGCAGAGGCGAAAAAGACCGGTCTGTTAGCCAAGCATCATGTCGATACTGCGGCATTAACGTTACCCAATGGCTGGCATGATGATGTCTTTGTTCCTTACGATTATGGTTATTTTGCCTTTGTTTATCGTCAGGATTTACTGCCCAACCCACCCAAGAGTCTCAAAGCACTGGTTGAGCAATCCCCTGATTTGAAAATTATCTATCAGGATCCCCGGACATCAACCCCCGGTCAGGGGCTTTTGCTGTGGATGAAATCCGTCTACGGTGATCAGGCCGCTCAGGCTTGGCAACAACTGGCGAAGAAAACGGTCACGGTGACCAAAGGTTGGTCTGAAGCCTATTCGATGTTTCTGAAAGGCGAGTCGGATATGGTTTTGTCGTACACCACCTCACCGGCGTATCATCAGGTTGCAGAACAGGATGATCGATATGCTGCGGCTGAATTTTCGGAAGGACATTACATGCAGGTCGAAGTGGCCGCAAAATTAGCAGGGAGTCCGCATCAGGCGCTTGCCGATCAATTTATGCAGTTTATGTTGAGTGATGAGTTCCAGTCGGTTATCCCGACGACGAACTGGATGTATCCGGTGACATCAGTCACTCTGCCGGACGCTTTCCGTCACCTCTCTGTACCGGAAAAAACATTGCAGTTTTCTGCAACGCAGGTTGCAAAAAACCGTAGACATTGGATTCGTGAATGGCAAACAGCGCTGACTCAGGCACGGTAGCAGAGACGGTGATTGTTCAACGGGCTCCCCGCATCGGGATTTGGATCGCCGCTGGGGTAGTGGCCTTTATTCTGAGTGCCTTCGGGGCATTACTGGTGCATGCCTCCGGGCTTGAACTGACCGCGGTACTGAGTGACCCTTATTATCTCCATGTCACGCGGTTTAGTTTTTATCAGGCATTGCTATCCACATTGCTGAGTGTGATTCCGGCGATTCCGGTTGCCTTGGCGTTGCATCGTCGTGCTTTTCCCGGCCGCAATTTTTTGATCAAATTATTTTCGACCACGCTGGTGATACCGGTGTTAGTCGGGGTCTTTGGGTTGCTGGCTATTTATGGGCGTAGCGGTTTTTTAGCCAGTGTACTGCATACATTGCATCTGGATTTCAGTTTTTCAGTCTACGGTCTGAATGGCATCTTGCTGGCGCATGTGTTTTTTAATCTGCCATATGCCAGCCGGCTGTTTTTACATTCGCTGGAAATGATTCCGCGAGAGCAGACTTTATTAGCCTGTCATCTGGGAATGACCCCATGGCAAATATTTCGTTATGTTCACTGGCCGCGAATTCGTCAGCAGATGCCTCATGTGGCCGGATTGGTCTTCATGCTGTGCTTTACCAGCTTTGCCACCGTGATGGCCTTGGGCGGCGGGCCGCAGTCTACAACGATCGAACTGGCTATCTATCAGGCGATTAAGTTTGATTTTGATCTGCGTGCCGGTGCCATACTGGCTTTATGGCAAATGTTACTGTGTGGCTTGTTGGCTTTTATGCTGCAAAGCATCACGAAAACTATCAAGGTGGGGAGTCAGGGCGACTCTCCCCGGCAGCCTTTATTCCGCGATAGTGGTCTGGCGCGTTACTGGGATTGTGGCTGGATTGTCGGTTGTGGTGTGTTGGTGCTGCCGCCGCTGGTGATGGTGCTCATTTCCGGAATCAATTCACATCTGTGGCCCGTGCTGAGTGGTACGGGTTTTTGGCAGGCATTCGCCAGCTCTTTACGCGTTGCCGGCGTTGCCGGCTCACTCGCGCTGGTCGCTGGCATTGGCGTCTTGCTGACAAGCCGGCGTTGGCGACTGAATCGGCAACAGCGACGTGCCGATATGCTGGAAACAGTCGGCATGATGGTGTTAGTCACACCGGGTCTGGTGATCAGTACCGGACTCTTTCTGCTGTTACGTGCTTTTACCAATGCGTTTGATTTTGCCTATGGGGTCGTGGTAGCAGTCAATGCCATGATGGCTTTACCTTATGTGATTAAAACCTTACAACAACCGTTGTGGATGTTGGCGCAACAGTATCAGTCTCTGTGTGACAGTCTGGGAATGCGGGGATGGCGTCGTCTTTGGCTGGTGGAGTGGCGAGCCGTGAGAAAACCGATTATTCATGCGTGGGTGATCAGCTTTTTGGTGGCGATGGGGGATTTGAGTGCTATTGCATTATTCGGCAGTCAGGATTTCAGAACCTTGCCTCTTTATCTTTATCAGTTACTGGGAAGCTATCAGATGGAATCGGCCGCGGTAGTGGCAAGTTGTCTGTTGCTCATCAGTCTCGGATGTTTTTTTATCGAGGAACGTCTGTTCCGGTACGGGGAGTCTAGCAATGCTGACACTTGATCAGGTGCGTTATGAATATCAGCAAGAGTGGTTTGATTTCTCGCTCTCAGTGCCTCAGGGCAGTATTTGGGCCTTGATGGGGCCGAGCGGTGCCGGGAAATCGACGTTGTTAAGTCTGGTCGCCGGGTTTATTGCCCCGAAGTCCGGTGATATTCGGGTCAATGATCAGTCTGTGCTGTCGTTGCCACCGTATGAGCGACCATTCTCGATGTTATTTCAGGAACATAATCTTTTTTCGCACTTGTCTGTGCGTGACAATATCGGGCTGGGGTTGCATCCCGGCTTAAAACTGACGCGTCAAGACTGGGACAAAGTCGTTCATGCGGCGCATCAGGTGGGCATCGAAACGTTGTTAGACCGACGACCGGAGCAGTTGTCCGGCGGGCAAAGGCAGCGCGTCGCATTGGCACGTTGTTTTGTGCAGGAACGTTCACACTGGTTGCTGGATGAGCCTTTCTCAGCGTTAGATCCGATTTTACGGGCAGATATGCTGGCTTTGGTCAGACGTTTGGCCAACGAGCGGCATATCTCGGTTTTAATGGTCACCCATCATGTCAGTGATGCTAAAAATATGGCCAGCCATTTTGCTTATATCGATGACAATCATGTGCAGGTGACAGGGGATATTGAGTCGTTGGGTGAATCACATTCAAGTGAGTCGCTGAATGCATTTATCCGCGCGGGAAATGGCTAGGGGCTGTTGACCCTAATGATAACGTCATGCCTTCATCAGGACATGACGCTTCGAATTGAAATTATTGGTCGTCTTCTTCCAACGTTTTCAGCAGTTGAAAGATCTCTCTGGCAGATTTTGATGATTTGCCGCTCTGCTGTTCTTTTTTCGCCTGACGAACCAGATGACGCAATTGTTGACGGTCTACTTCAGGATATTTTTCAATGACGGCATTGATGGCCGTGTCCCCTTCCTCAATCAATTGATCCCGCTGTTGTTCCAGACGGTGGAACGCGGCGGTTGCCTGCGCATGTTTGTTGCGGTATTTATCCAATGCAGCCTGAATCGGTTCCACATCGATATGACGCATCAAACGACCAATATACTGAAGTTGTCGTCTTCTCGCTTCATTCTTAAAGCGTTGCGCATCTTTGATTGCCTCGGCAAGCTCCGTTGGTAACGGGAACTTTTCCAAAGAGGCCGGCTTGAGTTCAACCAGCGCTTCCCCGAGTTGTTGCAACTCAATCATGTCATTCTTCATTTCGGTTTTACTCACCCAAATGATCTCTTCTTCTTCTTCCCAGGGAGCTTTTTGATTTTTGCGCGCCATAGTCTCTAACTTATCTGCTTATCAATGTCCGTTATTTTAGCAAGAATCGTGGGGAGAACGAGCATTTCTTGTTATGCTATCGAAATAGTTTCAAGAAGAGACATCAGTTATGAATGTAAAACAGCAAGTTGCACAACAGCGTAGTGAACTTGAAGCTGCGGTCGCGAAAGCTTTAGAGCTTGCATCGTCACAAGCGGACGCCGCAGAAGTGGCGATTACCAAGAGTACGGGGCTCAGTGTTTCAACCCGTTTTTGTGAAGTCGAGAATGTCGAGTTCAACAGTGATGGTGCCTTGGGGATTACAGTGTATCGGGGACAACGCAAAGGCAGTGCTTCGACATCAGATCTGAGTGAATCAGCGATTCAGCAGACTGTACTGGCTGCATTGGATATTGCTCATTATACCTCTGAAGACCCGTTTGCCGGCCCGGCGCCCAAAGAATTGATGGTGACAGATATTCCGGATCTGGACTTGTTTCACCCTGATGAACCGAATCCGGATGAGGCTGCCAGCATTGCGATTGCCGCAGAAAGGGCGGCACTGGACTACAGCACCAAGATAAAACAGAGTGATGGCGCGAGTTATGACAGTCACTACGGTGTGAGAGTTTACGGAAACAGTCATGGTCTGCTCGCCAGCTATGCCTCCAGCCGTCACAGTATCAGTTGTTGTGTGATTGGGCAGGGTGAACAGGAGCGGATGGAGCGAGATTATAGCTATACCATTGCACGGCATAAAGATGATCTGTGGACTCCTCAGCAAGTCGGTCAGCTTGCGGCCGAACGAACTGTGAGTCGGTTGGATCCGCAAAAACTGAAAACCGGTCATTATCCGGTGATGTTTGCACCAGAAGTTGCCACAGGTTTGATTGGTCATTTCGTGATGGCGATCTCCGGCGGCAATTTGTATCGTAAATCGTCATTCTTGTTGGATCATTTAGGCGAGAAAATTTTCCCGGACTGGTTCTCAATTGCAGAGCGGCCTCATATTCTGCGTGGGT
It includes:
- the pmbA gene encoding metalloprotease PmbA, which gives rise to MNVKQQVAQQRSELEAAVAKALELASSQADAAEVAITKSTGLSVSTRFCEVENVEFNSDGALGITVYRGQRKGSASTSDLSESAIQQTVLAALDIAHYTSEDPFAGPAPKELMVTDIPDLDLFHPDEPNPDEAASIAIAAERAALDYSTKIKQSDGASYDSHYGVRVYGNSHGLLASYASSRHSISCCVIGQGEQERMERDYSYTIARHKDDLWTPQQVGQLAAERTVSRLDPQKLKTGHYPVMFAPEVATGLIGHFVMAISGGNLYRKSSFLLDHLGEKIFPDWFSIAERPHILRGLASSPFDSEGLATRDQDIVTDGVLGTYLLSSYAARKLNMTPTGHAGGIHNWFVKSSGEQNFKQMLQAMGTGFLVTEVMGQGVNIVTGDYSRGAAGFWVENGEIQFPVSEITIAGGLKDMFSQIVAVGNDVDVRSQVQIGSILIESMKVAGE